GCTATCCGCATTTCTTCAGAAATTCGGTGGATATGGATACCCCCAAAAAAATAAAGACAATGGCCTATTATGATGTAGTGAACTTTGCTAAATTGATAAAAACAGACACCTATATAACGGGGATTCAACGATGATGTATGTCCTCCGACTACCAGCTATATAGTATACAATGTATTAAACTGTCCGAAAGAAGCCCTGATTACTCCTATTAATGAGCATTGGACCTCCAATGATACGGAATATGGGCATCTGCTTTGGATAAAGAAGCATTTGAAATAAAGAATCAATCATTCCATTCGGATATGGGCAACTACTCTTTTTTTCCTTATATATACTCACTATGCTGGATATATATGTCCAGCAAGCGGGGTATATATATTCACCACGTGGGCAAAAGTAAGGTGAAACGTGGGCTTATGATTGCTTGCATGTGGGCTGGAACCCGCCAACACGTGGGCTGAACAAAACAGAGCCTGTATCTAGGTAAAACAAAGCCTCTGTTACAATGCAATGCAGGCTCCGTTTTGTTACTGACAAACTAGATTTCAAAGTACACCTACCCCATGGCAAACTGAACACCCTACTTAATATTTAAAGCTACTACCTCCTAAGAATTCGCGCAATAAGGACGTAGGCGGAATCTCCTTATCCTGTACAGGAACAAAATATTTGATAAACTTCAGCAATCGGTATGCTTCGCAATATTCAGGACAGTTGCGCGGAACTCCCATCAGAATAGGTTCGGCATGCAAACGGAGAACTGCAAACTCAAAAAGCAGCGCCGAATTAAACATTACGTCGGCATTCTCTTGATAGGGGAAAATCCATTTATCTTCACCGGCACGTACACTCGGCCAGCGTAATATCGTTTCACGTGCCGAATATCCCCGATAATTGAAGTCACGGATAATGCGACGCAACAGACGGTTGTCAGTTGTCGGAATCCAGTTATGGTCATCCAAAGAGATGGTGGTTAATGCCGAAACATAAATCTTGAATTTCCGTTCAGCCGGTATATGCGGTGTCAGTTCCGGATTCAGGGCATGAATACCTTCCAGAATCAGAATCGTATTATCTTCTATTTTCAGTTTATCGCCTTTATACTCCTTCTTGCCAAGAGAGAAATTAAAACGAGGCAGTTCCACCTCTTCACCGCGTAGGAGTGCCTGCAACTGTTGATTGAACAGTTCCAGATCAAGTGCATACAGTGATTCATAATCATAATTTCCGTTTTCATCCAAAGGAGTCTCTTCACGATCTACAAAGTAATTATCCAAAGAGATCGGGAATGGTTTCAGTCCATTAGTCATTAGCTGGATAGAAAGCCGTTTACTGAAAGTTGTCTTTCCCGAAGAAGACGGTCCGGCAATCAATACCAGTTTTACCTGGTTACCGTTTTCACCACGATGGAATATAGTATCGGCTATCTGAGCTATTTTCTTCTCCTGCAGTGCTTCTGCAACATTTATCAGATCGGTTGCATGTCCCTCTTCGCAGGCCAGGTTAAAATCTCCGGCATTGTTAAGCCCCATGATATAACTCCAGTTTAGGTATTCTTTAAAGACATCCAGCATTTTTTCCTGCTTCACCACATCTTCAAGCACATTCGGATTTTCCCGGCTCGGAATCCGGAGGAGCAATCCATCGTAATATTTCACGATATCGAATAATTTAAGATATCCGGTACTGGGTAGCAGGTTCCCATAATAATAATCAATGGTATCACCCAATGTATAATAATAGGTATAGAGCGAACCGGAAGTTTCCAGCAACCTCACTTTATCATTCATTCCTCGCTCGCTGAAAACACGCACAGCTTCAGCCGTGTGACATTCAATACGGTGATAGGAAATATTCTCCGCGATAATCTCCTGCATCCGTTGCTTGATGCGTGTCACATCTTCCAGTTCGATGGGGCGTCCAATCCGCAAATTGCAGAAATAGCCTTTTGAAACAGGATGTTCTACAAACAGTTTACCATCAGGAAACAGTTCCGTGACTGCCTTAAACAATACAAAGCAGAGCGAACGGACATACGTACGCATACCGGACTGATCTCTCACATCCAGAAACTCTACATCCTTATTATTATAAACTCTGAAGTTAAGCCCCTCGGAACGATTATTGACCTTGGCACTTACTACCTGATAAGGAAAATTAAGATTAAAACCGTAATAAATATCCAAAAGTGAGCTTCCGATAGGGAATTCTTTGGAAATATTGTTATTTTTGCAACATATTTGTAACATCTGTTTCATCGAGTTCGTTAAAAGGTGAATAATTTGGAACTAATATACTTATAATCAGATAGAGAACAAATAACCATTAAAAATATTATAGATGGAATATTCTTTTTATGATTTTTTAAAGCTTATAGGCTCATTAGGACTCTTCCTTTACGGAATGAAGATTATGAGTGAGGGCTTACAAAAGGTCGCGGGTGACAGATTGCGAAGTATTCTAACGGCAATGACTACCAATCGGGTAACGGGAGTTTTAACAGGAGTGTTAATAACAGCTCTTATCCAGTCTTCTTCAGCAACGACAGTGATGGTCGTAAGTTTCGTAAACGCCGGATTGCTCACACTTGCCGAATCCATCAGCGTCATTATGGGTGCTAATATCGGTACTACCGTGACTGCCTGGATCATTTCAATTTTCGGATTTAAGGTTGATATGGCTGCCTTCGCTCTCCCGCTCTTAGCCATCGCCCTTCCGCTCATCTTCT
The Bacteroides caecimuris DNA segment above includes these coding regions:
- a CDS encoding nucleoside kinase; the protein is MKQMLQICCKNNNISKEFPIGSSLLDIYYGFNLNFPYQVVSAKVNNRSEGLNFRVYNNKDVEFLDVRDQSGMRTYVRSLCFVLFKAVTELFPDGKLFVEHPVSKGYFCNLRIGRPIELEDVTRIKQRMQEIIAENISYHRIECHTAEAVRVFSERGMNDKVRLLETSGSLYTYYYTLGDTIDYYYGNLLPSTGYLKLFDIVKYYDGLLLRIPSRENPNVLEDVVKQEKMLDVFKEYLNWSYIMGLNNAGDFNLACEEGHATDLINVAEALQEKKIAQIADTIFHRGENGNQVKLVLIAGPSSSGKTTFSKRLSIQLMTNGLKPFPISLDNYFVDREETPLDENGNYDYESLYALDLELFNQQLQALLRGEEVELPRFNFSLGKKEYKGDKLKIEDNTILILEGIHALNPELTPHIPAERKFKIYVSALTTISLDDHNWIPTTDNRLLRRIIRDFNYRGYSARETILRWPSVRAGEDKWIFPYQENADVMFNSALLFEFAVLRLHAEPILMGVPRNCPEYCEAYRLLKFIKYFVPVQDKEIPPTSLLREFLGGSSFKY